A region from the Candidatus Bathyarchaeota archaeon genome encodes:
- the nuoB gene encoding NADH-quinone oxidoreductase subunit NuoB, with the protein MGLINWARKKSPWITHAHCGGCNGCDIEIAAALTPRFDIERLGCLLKNNPRYSDVLIITGPVPKHTEPMLLRIYQQTPDPKIVMAIGECAIAGGIYVEEGYDNYSIARTDNAWGADKVVPVDVYVPGCPPKPEAIIYGLSIALKKLAEKKLKAEAANTR; encoded by the coding sequence ATGGGTCTTATTAATTGGGCTAGAAAGAAATCACCTTGGATTACACATGCTCATTGTGGCGGATGTAACGGATGCGACATAGAAATTGCCGCCGCATTAACTCCTAGATTCGACATCGAGAGACTTGGCTGTTTGCTAAAAAACAATCCGAGGTATTCTGATGTCCTCATCATTACAGGGCCAGTTCCCAAACACACCGAGCCTATGCTTCTTAGGATTTATCAGCAAACTCCAGACCCGAAAATAGTCATGGCAATCGGGGAATGCGCAATTGCCGGCGGTATATACGTTGAAGAGGGCTATGACAATTATTCGATAGCTAGGACTGATAACGCATGGGGGGCTGATAAGGTGGTTCCGGTTGATGTTTACGTTCCTGGTTGTCCACCGAAGCCTGAAGCAATAATCTATGGTTTGTCTATTGCACTCAAGAAATTGGCGGAGAAAAAATTAAAAGCAGAGGCAGCGAATACTCGCTGA
- a CDS encoding NADH-quinone oxidoreductase subunit C, whose amino-acid sequence MSSEEQIEETLCKGLGEYIVKILRPRKNRLDLTSRKEGIQQAIKLLVENYDARLMTISAVDEGLDIELIYHMSIKDIVINVKTKFPKEEPKISTVTNIIPGANWIEREIMDLFGITFEGHPDPRRLVLTPEWPKEKTPLKGPLRGVVTPFQKPTVEALLNQGQLFPILGVTKKQRAELKMPETPPTTLVNAEALADVQKIAKAVKFDEKVGFDWKRKKLRYG is encoded by the coding sequence ATGAGTAGCGAAGAGCAGATAGAAGAAACCTTATGCAAAGGCCTCGGAGAATATATTGTTAAGATTTTAAGACCACGAAAAAATCGGTTAGACCTAACGAGTAGAAAAGAAGGAATTCAGCAAGCCATAAAATTATTAGTAGAAAATTACGATGCCAGATTAATGACAATCTCGGCCGTCGATGAAGGATTGGACATCGAACTCATATATCATATGAGCATTAAGGACATTGTAATTAATGTGAAAACGAAATTCCCTAAAGAGGAACCCAAAATAAGTACCGTCACGAACATAATTCCTGGCGCTAATTGGATTGAAAGAGAAATCATGGATTTATTCGGAATTACTTTTGAAGGACATCCCGACCCACGAAGGTTAGTTCTAACACCTGAATGGCCTAAAGAAAAAACTCCGTTAAAGGGTCCTTTACGGGGAGTTGTGACACCATTCCAGAAGCCAACAGTAGAGGCTTTGCTTAATCAGGGTCAATTATTCCCAATCCTTGGCGTTACCAAAAAGCAAAGAGCCGAATTAAAAATGCCGGAAACACCTCCAACCACTTTAGTAAACGCTGAAGCCCTAGCCGATGTCCAAAAAATAGCTAAGGCTGTAAAATTCGATGAAAAGGTCGGCTTCGACTGGAAGCGAAAGAAATTGAGGTATGGTTAA
- a CDS encoding CoB--CoM heterodisulfide reductase subunit B has translation MQTEKTYAVFWGCQIPARIINIEAATRRVLAHFKINLREIDGASCCPEPVVCALLDREVWVGLAARNIALAENLGLDMMTVCNGCYETLFEANHLLKEDENLRNHVNDVIIPLGKKFTGKIEVKHVVEILHNDIGVKMIKDSVSKPLTNLNVALHPGCHLFRSKTPYDAARKPEMFEAIVRATGANIVPYNLERMCCGYPNRMASEEISLKEMLATKLERVIEVNADCIVLTCPACDLQFEYGQIELKRKYNLDYKVPVIHVLELIALSLGINSKEFGLEFHKIPVSKILEKLR, from the coding sequence ATGCAAACGGAAAAAACATATGCGGTGTTTTGGGGCTGCCAGATCCCCGCCAGAATCATAAATATCGAAGCGGCGACGAGAAGGGTGCTTGCCCACTTCAAAATAAACTTGCGAGAAATAGATGGCGCCTCGTGCTGCCCTGAACCAGTTGTCTGTGCCCTCCTAGACCGAGAAGTCTGGGTTGGATTAGCAGCAAGAAATATCGCGCTTGCGGAAAATTTGGGCTTGGACATGATGACAGTCTGCAATGGCTGCTATGAAACCTTGTTTGAAGCAAACCACTTGTTAAAGGAAGATGAAAACCTAAGAAATCATGTTAATGATGTGATCATACCGCTTGGTAAAAAGTTCACTGGAAAAATAGAAGTCAAGCATGTTGTCGAAATACTCCACAACGATATAGGAGTTAAAATGATCAAGGATAGCGTCTCAAAACCGCTTACCAATCTAAATGTGGCACTACATCCCGGCTGCCACCTATTTAGATCCAAAACACCATATGACGCAGCCCGAAAACCCGAAATGTTTGAAGCAATAGTGCGGGCTACTGGGGCGAATATTGTCCCTTATAACCTAGAAAGAATGTGTTGCGGATACCCCAATCGTATGGCAAGTGAAGAAATCTCACTTAAAGAAATGCTAGCTACAAAACTTGAAAGGGTAATAGAGGTAAATGCGGATTGCATAGTGCTGACCTGCCCAGCTTGCGACCTTCAATTCGAATACGGTCAAATCGAGCTAAAACGTAAATACAATCTAGATTATAAAGTACCCGTTATTCACGTACTGGAACTAATCGCCCTATCCCTCGGAATTAACTCTAAAGAATTCGGTTTGGAGTTCCATAAAATCCCGGTTAGCAAGATTTTAGAAAAGTTGAGGTGA
- a CDS encoding 4Fe-4S dicluster domain-containing protein, translating to MTTLEGKPAEPEKVFIFNQEKCTGCMECNVVCAFSHFGVADFNKSYISIIPDPNKQFYFIGIHCAHCDDPICKASCPVNAIIKDEKTGLVFIDSLKCIGCQFCIVACPISQPRFDIERRVAVKCDFCKSFNYDPRCVKFCPTGALKILPREEARKLAQSFRGIK from the coding sequence GTGACCACGTTGGAAGGGAAACCCGCCGAGCCGGAAAAAGTCTTCATTTTCAATCAAGAAAAGTGCACAGGATGCATGGAATGCAACGTTGTTTGCGCTTTCTCACACTTTGGGGTCGCTGACTTTAATAAGTCTTACATTAGTATAATACCGGATCCTAACAAGCAATTTTATTTTATCGGAATTCATTGTGCACATTGCGATGATCCAATTTGTAAAGCATCATGTCCGGTTAACGCTATAATTAAAGACGAGAAGACAGGACTTGTTTTCATCGACTCGTTGAAGTGTATTGGTTGTCAATTCTGCATCGTCGCATGTCCAATTTCTCAGCCCAGATTTGATATTGAGAGAAGAGTAGCGGTGAAGTGTGATTTTTGTAAATCCTTTAATTATGACCCAAGATGCGTAAAGTTCTGTCCTACTGGGGCTCTAAAGATATTACCTCGGGAAGAAGCTCGTAAACTGGCTCAGAGTTTCCGGGGGATTAAATGA
- a CDS encoding DegT/DnrJ/EryC1/StrS family aminotransferase, whose amino-acid sequence MIPINKPLLGDEEAQAVIQVLKSGLLTVQGGGPFISQFERKFAEFIGVKYAISVTNGTAALHSALLAAGVGPGDQVIVPSFSFIATAEAVALTGAKPVFADIDPNTYCLAPEDVEEKITPNTKAIIPVHLYGLMADMDAIMGIARDHDLTVIEDAAHAIGAEYKGRKAGSIGDIACFSFHATKNMTTGEGGMITTNNAEYADTLQLLRNHGGQEGYKCKIIGHNYRMPEIEAAIGCVQLTKLPKFLEARRKNAATLTSMLQEIHQLKLPVEPADYKHSWNIYTIRLRVSNAGSRNRFVTKLREKKIEARVYYSIPIHFMPVYKEKYCGEGERLPATETACRQVFSLPIHPAVSESDLEYIATTVKKLLEEAREL is encoded by the coding sequence ATGATTCCAATAAACAAACCACTTCTAGGAGATGAAGAAGCTCAGGCCGTTATTCAAGTTTTAAAAAGCGGACTATTGACGGTTCAAGGCGGAGGCCCCTTTATATCTCAGTTTGAAAGAAAATTTGCCGAGTTTATCGGAGTAAAATATGCAATAAGCGTAACCAATGGAACAGCCGCCCTACATTCAGCTCTCCTTGCCGCGGGTGTTGGGCCAGGCGATCAAGTTATCGTCCCTAGTTTCAGTTTTATTGCGACAGCAGAGGCTGTTGCCCTCACTGGAGCTAAGCCAGTATTCGCAGACATAGATCCCAATACTTACTGTTTGGCACCAGAGGACGTCGAGGAAAAAATTACTCCGAACACAAAGGCGATTATCCCAGTTCACCTCTACGGCTTAATGGCTGATATGGATGCAATAATGGGAATTGCGAGAGATCACGACCTCACAGTAATCGAGGACGCGGCTCACGCTATCGGTGCCGAATATAAAGGGCGAAAGGCGGGATCCATTGGTGATATCGCTTGCTTCAGTTTTCATGCCACTAAAAACATGACTACTGGAGAGGGGGGCATGATAACTACCAATAATGCTGAGTACGCCGACACCCTGCAATTATTAAGGAATCATGGAGGACAAGAAGGATACAAATGCAAAATAATTGGACATAATTATCGAATGCCGGAAATCGAAGCTGCTATTGGATGCGTACAACTTACCAAACTCCCAAAGTTTCTTGAAGCACGTCGGAAAAATGCGGCAACCCTAACCAGTATGCTTCAAGAAATCCACCAGCTGAAACTCCCAGTTGAACCAGCCGATTATAAACATAGTTGGAACATCTATACCATACGATTACGAGTGTCCAACGCTGGAAGCAGAAATCGATTCGTAACAAAGTTGCGAGAAAAGAAAATTGAAGCAAGAGTATACTATTCAATTCCAATTCATTTCATGCCAGTTTACAAGGAAAAATACTGTGGCGAGGGAGAACGCCTCCCGGCGACTGAAACCGCTTGCAGACAGGTCTTCTCTTTGCCGATTCACCCAGCAGTTTCTGAAAGCGATTTGGAATATATTGCCACCACAGTCAAAAAGCTGTTAGAAGAAGCCCGAGAGTTATAA
- a CDS encoding NADH-quinone oxidoreductase subunit C, with the protein MTTLTEIEVALRAALGSDFIESYRGADNRCFIRINRNRIRDLCRIMLTDFQARLCQLSGMDLGLEGFDLFYSFSLDHREKGLHIVVKTNLPREDPKIESLTLLTESASFPERETAELLGIQFMGHPNLKHLMLPYEWPAKMESSSRTEIFEEEKSAGVQQDASWVPLRPPKESMLASVIPIGPYHPALIETAFFKLQVDGERILNVDMKFGFNHRGIMRLMQNRSYWRDIYLAERVCGICSQAHSTAFCRTVEMINKIDIPDRARYIRTLMCELERLQSHLLWLGVAMDLIGFQTLFMLSWKDREIVMDCQEMISGSRVHKAMNTIGGVRRDIPKEIIPKIETKITELKKSLAVTINSVVSDSIVKARTKGVGVLTKKDAINLGVVGPTARASGVDIDVRRDDPYAAYDEVPFKVITRSEGDVLARVEVRLGEIKEALGICEHCLDVLQSVGGQLSTEVFEFGEGDAFGKVEALRGELVYYISSNGTNVPNAVRMRTPSFNNNASIPYMVREQTIADAPIIIGSIDPCFSCTDRLVELEDIKTHRRYTTTLEQLSRKCKRL; encoded by the coding sequence ATGACAACCTTGACGGAAATTGAAGTTGCGCTTCGAGCGGCTCTGGGCTCAGATTTTATCGAAAGTTATCGTGGTGCTGATAATCGTTGTTTTATTCGAATTAATAGAAACAGAATCCGGGATCTTTGTAGAATCATGTTAACAGATTTTCAGGCGAGACTATGTCAGCTTTCGGGAATGGATTTAGGCCTTGAAGGCTTTGACTTGTTCTACTCCTTTTCTCTAGATCATAGGGAAAAGGGGCTTCATATAGTTGTAAAAACGAATCTTCCCCGGGAAGATCCCAAAATCGAATCCCTAACTTTGCTAACTGAGAGCGCTAGTTTTCCCGAGAGGGAAACAGCTGAGCTATTAGGTATTCAATTTATGGGTCATCCAAACCTTAAGCATCTTATGCTACCTTACGAGTGGCCGGCCAAAATGGAAAGTTCTTCGAGAACCGAGATCTTCGAAGAGGAAAAGAGCGCCGGAGTTCAGCAAGACGCATCGTGGGTCCCTCTGCGACCGCCTAAAGAATCGATGTTAGCAAGTGTCATCCCCATAGGGCCTTATCACCCTGCATTAATTGAGACTGCCTTTTTTAAGCTTCAAGTTGATGGAGAGAGAATTCTTAACGTCGATATGAAATTTGGTTTTAATCATCGCGGAATTATGCGGTTAATGCAAAATCGGAGCTATTGGCGCGATATTTATCTCGCAGAACGTGTGTGTGGAATTTGCTCTCAAGCTCATAGTACGGCATTTTGTCGAACCGTAGAAATGATTAATAAAATAGATATTCCTGACCGCGCTCGATACATTCGAACACTCATGTGCGAATTAGAAAGGCTGCAAAGTCACCTTCTTTGGCTTGGAGTTGCCATGGATCTAATTGGATTTCAAACATTATTCATGCTCTCTTGGAAAGATCGAGAGATCGTGATGGATTGCCAAGAAATGATTTCTGGTTCTAGAGTTCATAAGGCGATGAATACGATAGGTGGAGTTCGGCGCGATATTCCGAAGGAAATTATTCCAAAAATTGAGACGAAGATTACTGAATTGAAGAAATCCCTCGCGGTTACAATTAATAGTGTGGTAAGCGACTCTATCGTAAAAGCGAGAACAAAAGGTGTAGGTGTGCTAACAAAAAAAGATGCTATTAATCTTGGCGTTGTCGGTCCGACCGCTCGTGCATCGGGTGTTGATATCGATGTTAGGCGGGATGACCCGTACGCAGCCTACGACGAAGTTCCATTCAAGGTTATCACTAGATCGGAAGGCGATGTGTTGGCTAGAGTCGAAGTTCGTTTGGGGGAGATTAAGGAGGCTTTGGGAATTTGCGAGCATTGCCTTGATGTTTTACAAAGCGTAGGAGGACAGTTATCCACAGAAGTATTTGAGTTCGGTGAGGGCGACGCCTTTGGCAAAGTAGAAGCATTAAGAGGAGAACTGGTTTACTACATTTCATCTAACGGAACTAATGTGCCAAACGCTGTTAGAATGCGTACGCCATCATTCAACAACAATGCATCGATACCTTACATGGTACGAGAGCAAACCATTGCCGATGCGCCAATTATCATTGGAAGCATTGATCCATGCTTTAGCTGTACTGATAGACTTGTTGAATTAGAAGACATTAAAACCCATAGAAGGTATACGACGACATTGGAGCAGTTGAGTAGAAAGTGTAAGAGGTTGTGA
- a CDS encoding 4Fe-4S dicluster domain-containing protein, with product MPSFLLLKEMIKALHRCVTTRYPFGPPATIIHGYRGQPEIDKEKCTGCGACAQACSTEAIRIKQGEDTRIIDIFYGKCAFCQRCEDVCPEDAIRLTERFELAGYEKESLRVYNELKMSKCANCGHTFFPDKQIEIMKKRVLENIKANIKTEVQSDLEKYSRYCVNCRRSLSFTMDTHTRKWY from the coding sequence ATGCCAAGTTTCCTGCTTCTTAAGGAAATGATTAAGGCGTTGCACCGATGTGTGACAACAAGATATCCCTTCGGTCCACCGGCGACCATAATACACGGCTACCGTGGGCAGCCAGAAATAGATAAAGAGAAATGTACTGGTTGCGGGGCATGCGCCCAAGCCTGTTCAACTGAAGCGATTAGAATAAAGCAAGGCGAGGACACAAGAATCATTGACATCTTTTATGGAAAATGCGCGTTTTGTCAACGTTGTGAGGATGTTTGCCCTGAAGATGCAATTCGCTTAACAGAAAGATTTGAACTAGCAGGATATGAAAAAGAGTCTCTTAGAGTCTACAACGAGCTAAAAATGAGCAAATGTGCCAATTGCGGTCACACGTTTTTCCCAGATAAACAAATAGAAATTATGAAAAAACGTGTTTTGGAGAACATTAAAGCAAACATAAAAACCGAGGTTCAATCAGACCTAGAGAAATACTCTCGATATTGCGTCAATTGTCGGAGAAGCTTAAGTTTCACCATGGACACTCATACCCGGAAGTGGTATTAG
- a CDS encoding NADH-quinone oxidoreductase subunit H, whose protein sequence is MTFLNYLVHFLFYPGLVFAFIVGWFFYWLFRKVRARMQYRRGPPWFQPFADIVKLLSKSSIVPKTARRKLFVWLSVILFISISVTLMFIPAGPSSAPIAFYGDLIALLYLLLIPSLVFVACGPSSSSPFGSVGSNREAVLMLAYESAFTIAIISIAFTAGSLSLSTIVSQQSGFSWLIFRNPFAAVAIFLCLVGKLHLKPFDIPEAEQEIVAGTVTEYSGKFLGLIEISRTLLWYIAGVLFADLFLGGGDGFPMPWCVINLLIKASIVVFALTIVNVASARYRIDQAFTWYLKIPIPLSLIGLTLAIVSGG, encoded by the coding sequence ATGACATTTTTAAACTATTTGGTTCACTTCCTCTTTTACCCAGGCTTAGTTTTCGCGTTCATAGTTGGTTGGTTTTTCTATTGGTTATTCCGAAAGGTACGAGCGAGGATGCAATATCGTAGGGGTCCACCTTGGTTCCAACCCTTTGCCGATATAGTTAAGCTTCTTTCAAAATCCTCGATTGTTCCTAAAACAGCGCGTAGAAAGTTATTCGTTTGGCTGTCCGTTATTCTTTTTATTTCAATATCTGTAACGCTAATGTTCATACCAGCCGGACCCTCTTCGGCGCCAATTGCTTTCTATGGAGACCTGATTGCATTGTTATACTTACTTCTCATTCCATCGTTGGTCTTTGTAGCATGTGGGCCGTCCTCCTCCTCACCATTCGGCTCGGTTGGATCTAACAGGGAAGCAGTTCTAATGTTAGCGTATGAGTCAGCGTTTACAATAGCCATCATTTCTATCGCATTTACGGCTGGAAGTCTATCCTTGTCCACAATTGTAAGTCAACAATCAGGATTTTCGTGGCTAATTTTCAGAAATCCATTTGCTGCTGTAGCCATCTTCCTCTGCTTGGTCGGAAAGCTTCATTTAAAGCCTTTTGACATTCCCGAGGCTGAACAAGAGATTGTTGCCGGAACGGTCACCGAATATTCCGGCAAGTTCTTAGGTTTGATCGAGATATCCCGAACTTTGCTCTGGTACATTGCAGGGGTTCTGTTCGCGGATCTTTTTCTCGGTGGAGGAGATGGTTTTCCAATGCCATGGTGTGTCATTAATTTACTGATAAAAGCGTCCATTGTTGTATTTGCTCTAACAATTGTTAACGTTGCAAGCGCTCGATATAGAATCGATCAAGCGTTCACTTGGTACCTAAAAATCCCAATACCATTGTCGTTAATTGGTTTAACGTTGGCGATTGTCAGTGGAGGTTAA
- a CDS encoding glycine cleavage system protein H: MVEIEGYKLPDDLYYTDRNLWVKMEADGTAKIGFNDLAQKLIGKIMFVRLPKEGTVLEQGKDFGTVESMKWVERLKAPLSGTVIEVNKDLRMKPKIIHDDPYGAGWFLRIKPSNTAELNNLIHGDAVRPFLQKEIEERVKKAKKT; the protein is encoded by the coding sequence TTGGTTGAAATCGAAGGGTACAAACTTCCTGATGACTTGTACTATACGGATAGAAATTTGTGGGTGAAAATGGAGGCAGATGGAACTGCAAAAATTGGTTTTAATGACCTTGCCCAGAAGTTAATTGGCAAAATTATGTTTGTGCGACTGCCTAAGGAAGGGACAGTTTTAGAACAGGGGAAGGACTTCGGAACTGTGGAGTCAATGAAATGGGTGGAGCGCCTCAAAGCTCCGTTAAGCGGAACTGTTATAGAAGTTAATAAGGATTTACGGATGAAGCCAAAAATAATTCATGATGATCCTTATGGCGCAGGATGGTTCCTCCGTATTAAACCGTCAAATACGGCGGAGCTCAATAACTTAATCCACGGGGATGCTGTACGCCCCTTCCTACAAAAGGAAATTGAGGAGAGGGTGAAGAAAGCTAAGAAGACGTAG
- a CDS encoding 4Fe-4S dicluster domain-containing protein, whose amino-acid sequence MLKEQKILVFDPRICTGCRSCEIACSFKFYKKCNYEKARIRHRFFLEKGTFEAIYCQHCEDPLCVASCPVNAIKKDEETGIVKINGMKCIGCQNCNIACPVHAPQFDKDRKISVKCNLCDGNPECVKFCSTRAVRLVDREEADKLLKEIYGA is encoded by the coding sequence ATGTTAAAAGAACAAAAAATTTTAGTTTTCGACCCTCGGATATGCACAGGATGTAGAAGTTGTGAAATTGCTTGTTCATTTAAATTCTATAAAAAATGCAATTACGAGAAAGCACGTATCAGACACCGTTTTTTCCTAGAAAAGGGAACCTTTGAGGCTATTTACTGTCAACACTGCGAAGACCCCCTCTGCGTAGCATCATGTCCAGTTAACGCGATTAAAAAGGATGAAGAAACAGGCATCGTAAAAATTAATGGTATGAAATGCATTGGTTGCCAAAATTGTAACATTGCATGTCCTGTTCATGCACCACAATTTGATAAAGATAGGAAAATTTCAGTTAAATGTAACTTATGCGACGGAAACCCTGAATGTGTTAAATTTTGTTCTACCCGAGCAGTAAGACTTGTTGATAGAGAGGAAGCGGATAAACTTTTAAAAGAAATTTACGGTGCGTGA